In the Deltaproteobacteria bacterium genome, one interval contains:
- the apaG gene encoding Co2+/Mg2+ efflux protein ApaG — MRLVGSDAAEANLGSSEALTRGIRVRVASKYVASRSRPLMNEYFFAYSIQISNEGRETVQLVSRHWTITDAEGQVEEVRGPGVVGEQPVLGPGDAFEYTSACPLATPFGSMSGTYQMVTESGEHFDAEVGRFALAEPYAIN, encoded by the coding sequence ATGCGCCTCGTCGGATCCGACGCAGCGGAGGCGAATTTGGGCAGCTCGGAAGCGCTGACGCGCGGCATCCGCGTGAGGGTCGCGTCGAAGTACGTGGCCTCGCGCTCGCGACCGCTGATGAACGAGTACTTCTTCGCGTACTCGATCCAGATCTCGAACGAGGGTCGCGAGACGGTGCAGCTGGTCTCTCGCCACTGGACGATCACCGACGCGGAGGGGCAGGTGGAAGAGGTCCGCGGGCCCGGCGTGGTCGGCGAGCAGCCGGTGCTCGGCCCGGGCGACGCGTTCGAGTACACATCCGCGTGTCCGCTCGCGACGCCGTTCGGATCGATGAGCGGCACGTACCAGATGGTAACGGAGTCCGGGGAGCACTTCGACGCCGAGGTGGGCCGCTTCGCGCTCGCCGAGCCGTACGCGATCAACTAG